From Pseudanabaena sp. PCC 6802, one genomic window encodes:
- a CDS encoding DUF4189 domain-containing protein encodes MTTRKLLQQVVLAGLVTMPIMAMGATAVSAQNLYGAIARSRSTGDKGFAWNYSTRYEAERRAIAECNSYSGAGDCRALLWFRNACGSIAESNDGGAGTGWGTTRALSQDYAIDSCSGVGSGCRVTRTICTGR; translated from the coding sequence ATGACTACTCGTAAGTTATTACAGCAGGTGGTTCTGGCTGGACTTGTGACAATGCCGATTATGGCAATGGGTGCTACTGCGGTATCCGCACAAAACTTATATGGCGCGATCGCCCGTTCCCGTTCCACAGGAGATAAAGGCTTTGCCTGGAACTATAGTACTCGCTATGAAGCCGAAAGAAGAGCGATCGCCGAATGTAATAGTTACTCTGGAGCTGGTGATTGCCGCGCATTGCTGTGGTTTAGAAATGCCTGTGGCAGCATAGCCGAGTCTAACGATGGTGGGGCTGGTACTGGCTGGGGTACGACTAGAGCTTTATCCCAAGATTACGCGATCGATTCATGCAGCGGTGTAGGTAGTGGCTGTCGGGTCACCAGAACAATTTGCACTGGTCGGTGA
- a CDS encoding DUF4189 domain-containing protein — translation MMMRQLGRHLVLAGVMAVPMVAMSAAAASAGDLYGAIARSRSTGDKGFSWNYSTRYEAERRAIAECSSYSGAGDCEALLWFRNACGSIAESNDGGAGTGWGTTRALSQDYAIDSCNSVGSGCRVTRTICTGN, via the coding sequence ATGATGATGCGTCAATTAGGTCGACATCTAGTTCTGGCCGGAGTGATGGCAGTGCCAATGGTAGCAATGAGTGCGGCGGCTGCTTCTGCAGGAGATTTATACGGGGCAATAGCCCGTTCCCGTTCCACCGGAGATAAAGGATTTTCGTGGAACTATAGCACTCGCTATGAAGCTGAAAGAAGAGCGATCGCCGAATGTAGTAGTTACTCTGGAGCTGGTGATTGCGAAGCTTTGTTGTGGTTTAGAAATGCCTGCGGCAGTATCGCCGAGTCTAACGATGGTGGTGCCGGGACTGGTTGGGGTACGACTAGAGCTTTATCCCAAGATTACGCGATCGATTCATGCAACAGCGTAGGCAGCGGTTGTCGGGTCACCAGAACAATTTGTACTGGCAACTAA
- the thiL gene encoding thiamine-phosphate kinase, whose amino-acid sequence MLVEIPLIRDVGEQGLLQLFRPFCSDLVGDDAAVMGALPEDRELVVTTDMLVDGVHFSNATTSAGDVGWRAAAVNLSDLAAMGAQPWGVTIAVGLPPTTSVDWIKSVYQGFHDCLQQYGVQLVGGDTVRSPHTCISVTAFGTVMRGRVIQRHAAQDGDLILITGNHGLSKAGLELLLHPELADRLSDSSFREEIISSLVRSHQRPTPRLDVPPLIWSILQEQALSPPIRLAGMDSSDGLADAVLQICRASGVGARLDWQEIPIPEVIEPLAGDRALDWVLYGGEDFELVLCLPPRVAKALVARLPEAAIIGEIISGDRVEGLAWQSTFQHFQSQ is encoded by the coding sequence GTGCTTGTGGAAATTCCGTTAATTCGAGATGTGGGCGAGCAGGGACTTTTGCAACTGTTTCGCCCCTTTTGCTCTGACCTGGTTGGCGACGATGCCGCTGTGATGGGAGCGTTGCCAGAAGATCGCGAGCTGGTAGTAACGACGGACATGCTTGTTGATGGCGTGCATTTCAGCAATGCTACTACCAGTGCCGGAGATGTGGGCTGGCGAGCAGCGGCAGTTAACTTATCAGATCTGGCTGCTATGGGTGCCCAGCCTTGGGGCGTGACGATCGCGGTAGGATTGCCCCCCACAACTTCAGTGGATTGGATTAAATCTGTCTATCAGGGCTTCCACGACTGCTTGCAACAGTATGGCGTGCAGTTAGTGGGAGGGGATACGGTGCGATCGCCCCATACTTGCATATCCGTCACGGCCTTTGGCACGGTGATGCGGGGTCGAGTTATCCAAAGACACGCAGCACAAGATGGCGATCTAATTCTGATTACGGGAAACCACGGACTATCCAAAGCGGGCCTAGAACTACTACTACATCCTGAATTGGCCGATCGATTATCAGATTCCTCGTTCAGAGAGGAAATCATCTCTAGTTTAGTGCGATCGCATCAAAGGCCAACACCTCGTTTGGATGTCCCACCATTAATCTGGTCGATTTTGCAAGAACAAGCTCTATCGCCTCCTATTAGACTGGCGGGTATGGATAGCAGTGACGGGCTTGCAGATGCAGTTCTGCAAATTTGTCGTGCCAGTGGTGTCGGCGCTCGTTTAGATTGGCAGGAAATTCCAATCCCAGAAGTAATAGAACCCCTGGCAGGCGATCGGGCATTAGATTGGGTACTGTATGGTGGTGAGGACTTTGAACTGGTTTTGTGCTTGCCCCCTCGCGTAGCAAAAGCCTTAGTAGCACGGTTGCCAGAGGCAGCTATTATAGGGGAGATTATCAGTGGCGATCGCGTTGAAGGTTTAGCTTGGCAAAGCACGTTTCAACATTTCCAGAGCCAGTAG
- a CDS encoding 2Fe-2S iron-sulfur cluster-binding protein yields the protein MAVYQVRLLNPSLGLDRTIAVPDDEYIQDMAIAEGIRLPAGCRQGNCSACIVKVAIGEVDQSEQKFLRPEEIAAGYAITCVAYALSDCTLETHQEGVLYKSSLYAPVPELKKSESQSDRQSET from the coding sequence ATGGCGGTCTATCAAGTACGTCTGCTCAATCCCTCGCTAGGTCTCGATCGCACGATCGCGGTACCAGATGACGAATATATCCAGGATATGGCGATCGCAGAGGGAATTAGATTGCCCGCCGGATGCCGTCAAGGTAACTGTTCTGCTTGTATTGTTAAAGTAGCGATCGGTGAGGTCGATCAAAGCGAGCAGAAGTTTCTGCGCCCAGAGGAAATTGCCGCTGGCTATGCCATTACCTGTGTTGCCTATGCCTTGTCGGACTGCACCTTAGAAACTCATCAAGAAGGAGTTTTATACAAGTCCTCTCTTTATGCACCCGTGCCGGAGTTAAAGAAAAGTGAAAGCCAAAGCGATCGCCAATCGGAAACATAA
- a CDS encoding class I SAM-dependent methyltransferase, whose protein sequence is MKAKAIANRKHKPIVPPPTPIRQQYEQHSVRGFYEQFGAEYRNPHESAIVALVTSAVERWQLNCDRVLDLACGSGEVTLALRGSGYANITGIDPYTYAAYQHRTGLEAETYSFEDIAAGMLSDRYYSLIVCSFALHLIPSSWLPLVVYQLRQIAHSLVVITPNKSPQLKPEWGWTFLDEIESDRVRARLYQ, encoded by the coding sequence GTGAAAGCCAAAGCGATCGCCAATCGGAAACATAAACCCATCGTACCGCCGCCAACTCCAATTCGGCAGCAGTACGAACAGCATAGCGTGCGCGGTTTTTACGAACAATTTGGTGCCGAATATCGCAATCCCCATGAAAGCGCGATCGTGGCTCTAGTTACATCCGCAGTCGAGCGCTGGCAATTAAATTGCGATCGGGTGTTAGATTTAGCTTGCGGTAGCGGTGAAGTAACTCTGGCTCTACGCGGCTCAGGCTATGCAAATATTACTGGGATCGATCCCTACACCTATGCAGCCTATCAGCACCGCACGGGTCTAGAAGCTGAAACCTATAGCTTTGAAGATATTGCCGCTGGTATGCTTAGTGACAGGTACTATAGTTTAATTGTTTGCAGTTTTGCCCTACATTTAATTCCCTCATCCTGGTTACCTCTAGTTGTTTATCAACTCAGACAAATCGCGCATAGCCTGGTGGTAATTACCCCTAATAAATCCCCACAACTAAAACCAGAATGGGGATGGACTTTTCTAGATGAGATAGAAAGCGATCGCGTTCGAGCGAGGCTATATCAATAA
- a CDS encoding Uma2 family endonuclease — MDKDLDIKSKIYAEAGIPEYWVVDLRNRQLIVFRDLQYGEYRSKSTLTGGTIYPLAFPDLPVSISEIISNA; from the coding sequence TTGGATAAGGATTTAGATATAAAAAGCAAGATCTACGCTGAAGCAGGAATTCCTGAATATTGGGTAGTCGATCTCAGAAATAGGCAGCTTATCGTATTTCGAGATCTCCAGTATGGGGAATATAGATCGAAATCCACCCTAACTGGTGGGACGATTTATCCTCTAGCTTTTCCCGATCTCCCTGTATCGATTAGCGAAATTATCAGTAATGCATGA
- a CDS encoding aspartate ammonia-lyase, producing the protein MNQNRIERDSMGEMLIPDTAYYGIQTARAIANFEISGIKPLPIYVDACLLIKKAAALVNAELGCIPADVGAAIATACDRILNGNLRDQFVVDIYQAGAGTSHHMNVNEVLANLALEILGDVKGNYKRVSPNDLVNYGQSTNDVIPTAIRVGALMALERFLYPALSSLEAELSQKAEEFQDIVKSGRTHLQDAVPVRLGDEFGAYAQIITDHTRRICQAADDLKQLGLGGSAAGTGLNTHPQYCDRVAAVLSELTKFNLQPAPHLMAAMQSMAPFVHVSGALRNLAQDCNKIANDLRLLDSGPKTGLKEIQLPPVQPGSSIMPGKYNPVIAEMTNMVCFQVMGYDASIAIASQAGQLELNVMMPSIAYNLLHSIEILGNALQSLAQKCIRGITAVSDRCLDYAEGSLSLVTALNTHIGYLNSADIAKESLATGKSLRQIVLEKGLMSEEQLAEVLNLEQMSKIIHS; encoded by the coding sequence ATGAACCAAAATCGAATTGAGCGAGACTCTATGGGCGAGATGCTCATACCTGATACGGCTTATTACGGCATTCAAACTGCTAGGGCGATCGCTAACTTCGAGATTAGTGGAATTAAGCCTTTACCCATTTATGTGGATGCTTGCCTGCTAATCAAAAAGGCGGCGGCACTGGTGAATGCCGAGTTAGGTTGCATTCCTGCGGATGTGGGCGCGGCGATCGCTACAGCCTGCGATCGGATCTTGAACGGCAATCTGCGGGATCAATTCGTTGTCGATATTTACCAAGCAGGTGCAGGTACGTCGCATCACATGAACGTCAACGAGGTGCTGGCAAATCTAGCTCTGGAGATCTTGGGCGATGTCAAAGGTAATTACAAGCGCGTTAGTCCCAACGATCTGGTCAACTACGGCCAGTCTACCAACGACGTTATTCCTACAGCGATTCGGGTTGGGGCGTTGATGGCGTTAGAGCGATTTCTGTATCCGGCTCTTTCTAGTCTTGAGGCTGAGCTGTCCCAAAAAGCCGAGGAGTTTCAGGATATTGTGAAGTCGGGGCGCACGCACCTGCAAGATGCCGTACCTGTCAGACTGGGAGATGAGTTTGGTGCCTATGCTCAGATTATTACCGACCACACACGACGGATTTGTCAAGCTGCTGACGATCTCAAGCAACTTGGTTTGGGCGGTAGTGCGGCTGGCACGGGACTGAATACCCACCCCCAATACTGCGATCGCGTCGCTGCCGTTCTGAGTGAATTAACTAAATTCAATTTGCAGCCAGCACCGCATCTGATGGCAGCCATGCAGAGTATGGCTCCATTCGTGCATGTATCGGGGGCTTTGCGCAACCTGGCCCAGGATTGCAACAAAATAGCCAACGATCTGCGCCTGCTCGACTCTGGGCCTAAAACAGGCTTGAAGGAAATTCAACTCCCCCCAGTACAGCCAGGATCTTCGATCATGCCAGGTAAATACAATCCCGTGATTGCTGAGATGACGAATATGGTCTGTTTTCAGGTGATGGGATACGACGCTAGCATTGCGATCGCGTCACAAGCAGGTCAATTGGAGCTAAACGTGATGATGCCCTCGATCGCCTATAACCTGCTACACAGTATTGAAATTTTGGGTAATGCACTGCAAAGCTTAGCGCAGAAGTGTATTAGAGGAATTACCGCAGTTAGCGATCGCTGCCTTGACTATGCGGAAGGCAGTTTATCTCTGGTCACGGCTCTAAACACGCACATTGGCTATCTTAATAGCGCGGACATTGCCAAGGAGTCGCTGGCGACGGGTAAATCCCTCCGCCAAATCGTCTTAGAAAAGGGTTTAATGTCAGAGGAGCAACTAGCAGAAGTCTTAAACCTCGAACAAATGAGCAAGATAATTCACAGTTGA